The following proteins are co-located in the Myroides profundi genome:
- a CDS encoding 3-oxoacyl-ACP synthase III family protein translates to MTIKQTYFYHPTSYETNECVIASFEQRNIPMQKIQQSLGREKRFILDRNSAETTITMATKAAEGALRECGLHIEDIDVIALVSATPELLVPSASIKLHQMLNAKKKTMCFDLNANCIGAFIALDQLTKYLQCTPRMQRALIVCAENLCRIVDNNNPITAFCFSDSAFAFILDKDGESRGLKDVMYHTDSDIADTVSYPPAGFSQFKNEDVLVWDRSFDGMGSVDFIKKELLSFLERNKMSLEDIDLFMFSQFSYKNVQLIKEYFNLGDDKVPFYSHELGYTGSSSPFLALDQYQRRVRKIKQGEQILFWTLGAGYEAGLMLWEY, encoded by the coding sequence ATGACAATAAAACAGACCTATTTTTATCACCCAACTAGTTATGAAACAAATGAGTGTGTGATAGCTTCTTTTGAGCAAAGAAATATTCCAATGCAAAAAATCCAACAGAGTCTTGGAAGGGAAAAAAGATTTATTCTAGATCGAAATTCTGCAGAAACAACAATTACTATGGCTACTAAAGCCGCAGAAGGAGCATTAAGAGAATGTGGTTTGCATATTGAAGATATTGATGTTATTGCTTTAGTTTCTGCTACACCGGAGCTTTTAGTACCATCAGCTTCTATCAAGTTACATCAAATGTTGAATGCAAAGAAGAAAACTATGTGCTTTGATTTAAATGCCAATTGTATTGGAGCATTTATAGCATTAGATCAGTTGACTAAATATTTGCAATGTACTCCTAGAATGCAGAGAGCATTAATTGTATGTGCAGAGAATCTGTGTCGTATAGTTGATAATAATAATCCAATTACAGCATTTTGTTTTTCTGATTCTGCTTTTGCTTTTATCCTTGATAAAGATGGAGAAAGTAGAGGACTAAAAGATGTAATGTATCATACAGATAGTGATATTGCTGATACAGTGTCTTATCCGCCTGCTGGTTTTTCTCAGTTTAAGAATGAAGATGTATTAGTGTGGGATCGTTCCTTTGATGGAATGGGGAGTGTGGATTTCATAAAGAAAGAACTACTATCATTTTTAGAAAGAAATAAAATGAGTTTAGAAGATATAGATTTGTTTATGTTTTCTCAGTTTTCTTATAAAAATGTACAATTAATCAAAGAGTATTTTAATTTAGGCGATGATAAAGTGCCTTTTTATTCTCATGAATTAGGATATACTGGTTCGTCAAGTCCTTTTTTAGCATTAGATCAATATCAACGAAGAGTAAGGAAGATTAAACAAGGAGAACAGATTTTGTTTTGGACACTAGGCGCTGGTTATGAGGCAGGATTAATGCTTTGGGAATACTAA